A single region of the Streptomyces vilmorinianum genome encodes:
- a CDS encoding choice-of-anchor M domain-containing protein, whose translation MRASLPPRTTRAAALTAVLSLLAAAPLARAADTPPREAPAGERVVLDGGHLDLAARLRNGRLEYLVKDGTVAGQAVWREPSDVLLHFDPRHEIVIPPREEVPQFEGFGEPGESLWVDKDFESEEGLLWPGWNTMEILPADVSGPVSVTFPEIEGPGRFVLGQWTDDPDWGIRIGVTVDGAKAEPGSVSLPAFTHAHPLWIFDTEGVYRITMEMTATLPSGAKVSDRETLAVVVGDVDPSTVEPGTGTPAPTPTPTPTPTSTPTPTPTPTSTPSQTPTPTRTPTATPTSTSAPTDGPAPTPTPTGPPTPSATPPVTSMPTTSPAQAPTAAPAPGGRLASTGAGVALPAGIAVAAVLAGGAAVLYVRRRKAA comes from the coding sequence ATGCGGGCCTCGCTACCGCCACGTACGACGAGAGCCGCCGCTCTCACGGCCGTCCTGTCCCTGCTGGCCGCCGCGCCACTCGCGCGGGCCGCGGACACACCGCCCAGGGAGGCGCCCGCCGGGGAGAGGGTCGTGCTCGACGGCGGCCATCTGGACCTGGCGGCGCGGCTCCGGAACGGGCGGCTCGAGTACCTCGTCAAGGACGGGACGGTCGCGGGTCAGGCCGTCTGGCGTGAACCCTCCGACGTGCTGCTGCACTTCGATCCCCGCCACGAGATCGTCATCCCTCCGCGGGAGGAAGTGCCGCAGTTCGAGGGGTTCGGGGAACCCGGCGAAAGCCTCTGGGTCGACAAGGACTTCGAGTCGGAGGAAGGGCTGCTGTGGCCCGGCTGGAACACCATGGAGATCCTTCCCGCCGATGTCTCGGGACCGGTGAGCGTCACCTTCCCCGAGATCGAGGGCCCCGGCCGGTTCGTCCTCGGGCAGTGGACGGACGACCCCGACTGGGGCATACGGATCGGCGTCACCGTCGACGGCGCCAAGGCCGAACCGGGCTCCGTGTCCCTGCCGGCGTTCACCCATGCCCACCCGCTGTGGATCTTCGACACCGAGGGCGTCTACCGGATCACCATGGAGATGACCGCCACCCTGCCGTCCGGGGCCAAGGTCTCCGACCGGGAGACGCTGGCCGTGGTCGTGGGCGATGTGGATCCCTCGACCGTCGAGCCGGGCACCGGGACGCCCGCGCCGACACCCACCCCGACGCCGACGCCCACATCCACGCCCACCCCGACGCCCACGCCGACGTCGACGCCCAGTCAGACGCCCACACCCACACGGACCCCCACGGCTACGCCGACATCCACGTCCGCGCCTACGGACGGTCCGGCGCCGACGCCCACCCCGACCGGCCCCCCGACGCCGTCCGCCACTCCCCCGGTGACGTCCATGCCGACCACGTCCCCGGCCCAGGCGCCCACCGCGGCTCCCGCCCCGGGCGGCAGGCTCGCGTCGACCGGCGCGGGCGTCGCGCTCCCGGCCGGCATCGCCGTCGCCGCGGTCCTCGCCGGCGGCGCCGCCGTCCTGTACGTGCGTCGCAGGAAGGCCGCGTGA
- a CDS encoding DinB family protein: MGTEGARTDPLGLLLDQFDQAREMAQVRLTGLGDEEYLWEPVAGSWSIRRRGEAATPRAYGPGEWVLDKGAPNIPASEYAEVARQAASGMTVAKIAEDWSVSVERVEQVLAHTGAPEPDETPVTTIAWRLGHLRSCFAGQREWSFGERRQEPQLLVDFTPSAALALERFWALIDRRRDSVAALTDEQLDTVGFSQYPYGSDSDDPFLAVPAAAKLEFIHHMAEIALLRDLWRARFTTSG; this comes from the coding sequence ATGGGGACCGAGGGCGCGCGGACGGACCCTCTGGGCTTGTTGCTCGACCAGTTCGACCAGGCCAGGGAGATGGCCCAGGTGCGGCTGACGGGGCTCGGTGACGAGGAGTACCTCTGGGAGCCGGTGGCCGGTTCCTGGTCGATCCGGCGCCGGGGCGAGGCGGCGACGCCCAGGGCGTACGGGCCGGGCGAGTGGGTGCTCGACAAGGGCGCACCGAATATCCCGGCGAGCGAGTACGCCGAGGTCGCCCGGCAAGCCGCGAGCGGCATGACGGTCGCCAAGATCGCCGAAGACTGGAGCGTGAGCGTCGAGCGGGTCGAGCAGGTCCTCGCCCACACCGGTGCGCCGGAGCCCGACGAAACGCCGGTCACCACCATCGCGTGGCGGCTGGGGCACCTGCGCTCCTGCTTCGCGGGTCAACGGGAGTGGTCCTTCGGTGAACGGCGGCAGGAGCCCCAGCTGCTGGTCGACTTCACCCCCTCCGCCGCCTTGGCACTCGAGCGGTTCTGGGCGCTGATCGACCGCCGGCGCGACAGCGTCGCCGCCCTCACCGACGAGCAGCTCGACACGGTCGGCTTCTCCCAGTACCCGTACGGCTCGGATTCCGACGACCCGTTCCTCGCGGTGCCGGCGGCGGCCAAACTCGAATTCATCCACCACATGGCCGAGATCGCGCTGCTCCGCGACCTGTGGCGGGCACGCTTCACCACGTCCGGGTAG
- a CDS encoding NAD(P)/FAD-dependent oxidoreductase has protein sequence MTRPRILVVGAGFAGVACVRRLERRLTDREARISLLSPLSYQLYLPLLPQVAAGVLTPQSVALSLRRSERHRTRIIPGGAVGVDTRAKVCVIRTITGELVDEPYDHLVLAPGSVTRTFDIPGLSEHARGMKTLAEAVYIRDHVIAQLDLADAGQDEEERAARLRFVVVGGGYAGTETAACLQRLTHNAVKRYPRLDPNLIRWHLVDVAPKLMPELGERLGSAALEILRRRGIEVSLGVSVASVDDEAVTLTDGRVLPSRTLIWTAGVAASPLIATLDAETHRGRLVVGADMAVPGMDGVHALGDAAAVPDLAGKVEGAVCPPTAQHALRQGKQVADNLIATLRGEQTYPYHHRDLGLVVDLGGRDAVSKPLGVELHGTPAQAVARAYHWSALRTNVAKTRVMTNWLLNAVAGDDFVRTGFLASRSGTLADFEHVDAYLTPEQVRAHTAALRARS, from the coding sequence ATGACGCGACCGAGGATTCTCGTGGTGGGCGCCGGGTTCGCCGGGGTCGCCTGTGTACGGCGCCTGGAGCGGCGTCTCACCGACAGGGAGGCGCGGATCTCGCTCCTCTCGCCCTTGTCGTACCAGCTCTATCTCCCCCTGCTCCCCCAGGTGGCGGCCGGGGTCCTGACCCCGCAGTCGGTCGCGCTGTCGTTGCGGCGCAGCGAGCGGCACCGCACGCGGATCATCCCGGGCGGCGCCGTCGGCGTGGACACCCGGGCGAAGGTCTGTGTCATCCGCACGATCACCGGCGAGCTCGTCGACGAGCCGTACGACCACCTCGTGCTGGCGCCCGGCAGCGTGACGCGCACGTTCGACATCCCGGGGTTGAGTGAGCACGCGCGGGGCATGAAGACGCTCGCCGAGGCGGTGTACATCCGTGACCACGTGATCGCCCAGCTCGATCTCGCCGACGCCGGGCAGGACGAGGAGGAGCGTGCGGCGCGGCTGCGGTTCGTGGTGGTGGGCGGCGGTTACGCGGGGACGGAGACGGCCGCCTGTCTGCAGCGGCTGACCCACAACGCGGTCAAGCGCTATCCGCGCCTGGACCCGAACCTGATCAGGTGGCATCTGGTGGATGTCGCGCCCAAGCTCATGCCCGAGCTGGGCGAGCGGCTGGGCAGCGCCGCGCTGGAGATTCTGCGCCGGCGCGGGATCGAGGTCTCGCTCGGGGTCTCGGTCGCCTCCGTGGACGACGAGGCCGTGACGCTCACCGACGGCCGGGTGCTGCCCAGCCGCACCCTGATCTGGACGGCCGGTGTCGCCGCGAGCCCGCTGATCGCCACGCTGGACGCGGAGACGCACAGGGGCCGGCTCGTGGTGGGCGCCGACATGGCCGTCCCCGGTATGGACGGGGTGCACGCCCTCGGCGACGCCGCGGCGGTGCCGGACCTGGCCGGGAAGGTGGAGGGCGCCGTCTGCCCGCCGACCGCCCAGCACGCCCTTCGTCAGGGCAAGCAGGTCGCCGACAACCTCATCGCGACGCTGCGGGGCGAGCAGACGTACCCGTACCACCACCGGGATCTGGGCCTGGTGGTGGACCTGGGCGGCCGGGACGCCGTCTCGAAGCCGCTCGGCGTCGAACTCCACGGCACACCCGCCCAGGCGGTCGCCCGCGCCTACCACTGGTCGGCGCTGCGCACCAACGTCGCCAAGACCCGGGTGATGACCAACTGGCTGCTCAACGCCGTGGCCGGTGACGACTTCGTCCGTACGGGATTCCTGGCGTCCAGGTCCGGCACACTGGCCGACTTCGAGCACGTCGACGCCTATCTCACGCCCGAACAGGTCCGCGCCCACACGGCCGCCCTGCGCGCTCGGTCCTGA
- a CDS encoding TIGR03773 family transporter-associated surface protein: MRLVRNSRIALAAAGALALGGTAMTVPPTENTAEHAAQGAPVVAPVTLADGTLSLGAGGVLDVDDTHRVSGPDGTDVWELSPLWDTTGLPAGAVRGDGVRWSLTGVEGPGTLKAYAAEDARDGTPPLVRFDSSDGLPDGYDLAAGARGETRWAFDAAGTYLVTLTAEADTGAEGSGPLSAEVRYTVRVGDAAVATPAPTPPPSFEAPEVPEAPEVPLGPAVAEPAAPAAAPRLVAAPAEPVETARKVLDEGHIDIAARVVDGTMQIHVKDGTVPGTTVWREPSSVVLHVKPEARRTVPANKDFAFLGAPGAPVWLLDQVQQPGLLWPGWSTENIAAGAAKGEVEFKLVKAEGPGNFALYNYDGLSGATVRFDSGDGVPDAFGVPQNTHAHGGWAFGEEGVYRLTFSMSGTLANGAKVSDTETVAFAVGATDPAKVPAGGSDGGTTGGTTAGTTAGTTAGTTGGTTGGAASTGGTSTGGGASTGGSATGGTTGGDATGGSRAGGSMASTGAGSTVLLGGTAAALAVVGTGAVVLTRRRGA, from the coding sequence ATGAGGCTCGTACGGAACAGCAGGATCGCTCTCGCGGCGGCGGGCGCGCTGGCCCTCGGGGGGACGGCGATGACCGTCCCGCCGACGGAGAACACGGCGGAACACGCGGCGCAGGGCGCGCCCGTCGTGGCGCCGGTCACGCTGGCCGACGGCACGCTGAGCCTGGGGGCGGGCGGCGTCCTCGACGTCGACGACACCCATCGCGTGTCCGGGCCGGACGGCACGGACGTCTGGGAGCTGAGCCCGCTCTGGGACACCACCGGCCTGCCGGCCGGGGCCGTGCGCGGCGACGGAGTGCGCTGGTCGCTGACCGGCGTCGAGGGTCCCGGCACGCTGAAGGCGTACGCGGCCGAGGACGCGCGGGACGGTACGCCGCCCCTCGTACGGTTCGACAGCTCCGACGGCCTGCCGGACGGGTACGACCTGGCGGCGGGGGCACGAGGCGAGACGCGCTGGGCGTTCGACGCGGCCGGGACCTATCTGGTGACCCTGACGGCCGAAGCGGACACGGGGGCGGAGGGCAGCGGCCCGCTGAGCGCGGAGGTCCGATACACCGTACGGGTGGGGGACGCGGCCGTCGCCACCCCCGCCCCCACTCCCCCTCCCTCTTTCGAGGCTCCCGAAGTCCCGGAGGCTCCTGAGGTCCCGCTGGGTCCCGCCGTCGCCGAGCCGGCCGCTCCGGCCGCCGCGCCCCGGCTCGTGGCCGCGCCCGCCGAGCCGGTCGAGACCGCGCGGAAGGTCCTGGACGAGGGGCACATCGACATCGCCGCGCGCGTGGTCGACGGGACGATGCAGATCCATGTCAAGGACGGGACGGTCCCGGGCACGACGGTCTGGCGCGAGCCGTCCTCCGTCGTGCTGCACGTCAAGCCGGAGGCCCGCAGGACGGTTCCGGCGAACAAGGACTTCGCGTTCCTGGGCGCTCCCGGCGCACCCGTCTGGCTGCTCGACCAGGTGCAGCAGCCGGGGCTGCTCTGGCCTGGCTGGTCGACGGAGAACATCGCGGCGGGGGCCGCCAAGGGCGAGGTCGAGTTCAAGCTGGTGAAGGCCGAGGGCCCCGGGAACTTCGCGCTGTACAACTATGACGGCCTGTCCGGCGCGACGGTCCGGTTCGACAGCGGGGACGGGGTCCCGGACGCCTTCGGCGTACCGCAGAACACCCACGCGCACGGCGGCTGGGCCTTCGGCGAGGAGGGCGTGTACCGGCTGACGTTCTCGATGTCGGGGACCTTGGCGAACGGCGCGAAGGTCAGCGACACGGAGACGGTGGCGTTCGCGGTGGGGGCGACCGACCCGGCGAAGGTCCCGGCGGGCGGCTCCGACGGCGGCACGACGGGCGGAACGACCGCCGGCACGACCGCCGGCACGACCGCCGGCACGACCGGCGGGACGACCGGTGGCGCGGCTTCCACGGGCGGTACGTCGACGGGTGGCGGCGCCTCGACCGGTGGGTCGGCGACCGGCGGTACGACGGGTGGCGACGCGACCGGAGGTTCCCGCGCCGGAGGCTCCATGGCGTCCACCGGCGCGGGCTCCACCGTGCTCCTCGGCGGGACGGCCGCCGCGCTCGCCGTCGTAGGGACCGGTGCGGTCGTCCTCACCCGCAGGCGCGGCGCATGA
- a CDS encoding magnesium and cobalt transport protein CorA, translating into MPIIRTLRRTVRRAYRRTVDLSHPARSPLGSSVVNCVFYEDGARQKGACPADEAVRRVRGSGDGFVWIGLHEPSVEEFAGLAELFGLHPLAVEDAVHAHQRPKLERYDETLFAVFKTVRYVEHEELTATSEVVDTGELMVFTGPDFVITVRHGRHGSLGPLRETLEADPEQLAKGPAAVLHAIADHVVDDYLAVADSVQNDIDAVETAVFSEQASRGDAGRVYQLKRELLELKRAVTPLDRPLQTLASQPLPLVSADIQPYFRDVADHLSRITEQITSFDALLDSILQAHLAQVTVAQNEDMRKITAWAAIVAVPTMVCGVYGMNFEHMPELRWTYGYPLVVGAMVVACFLLHRSFRRNGWL; encoded by the coding sequence GTGCCGATAATCCGCACTCTGCGGCGCACCGTCCGCCGTGCCTACCGCCGGACCGTCGACCTGAGCCACCCGGCGCGCTCGCCGCTCGGGAGCTCCGTGGTCAACTGCGTGTTCTACGAGGACGGGGCACGGCAGAAGGGGGCGTGTCCCGCGGACGAGGCGGTGCGCCGGGTCCGCGGCTCCGGTGACGGATTCGTCTGGATCGGGCTGCACGAGCCGTCCGTTGAGGAATTCGCCGGTCTCGCCGAACTGTTCGGGCTGCATCCGCTGGCCGTCGAGGACGCCGTGCACGCCCATCAGCGGCCGAAACTGGAGCGGTACGACGAGACGCTCTTCGCGGTCTTCAAGACGGTCCGCTACGTCGAGCACGAGGAGCTCACCGCCACCAGCGAGGTCGTCGACACCGGCGAGCTCATGGTCTTCACGGGACCCGACTTCGTCATCACCGTACGGCACGGCAGGCACGGTTCGCTCGGCCCGCTGCGGGAGACCCTGGAGGCCGACCCCGAGCAGCTGGCCAAGGGACCGGCCGCCGTCCTGCACGCCATCGCCGACCACGTCGTGGACGACTACCTGGCCGTCGCCGACTCCGTGCAGAACGACATCGACGCCGTCGAGACAGCCGTCTTCAGCGAACAGGCGTCCCGCGGCGACGCCGGCCGCGTCTACCAGCTCAAGCGCGAACTCCTGGAACTCAAGCGGGCGGTGACACCGCTCGACCGCCCTCTGCAGACCCTGGCCTCGCAGCCGCTGCCGCTCGTCTCCGCCGACATCCAGCCGTACTTCCGCGACGTCGCCGACCACCTGTCCCGGATCACGGAGCAGATCACGTCGTTCGACGCGCTCCTCGACTCGATCCTGCAGGCGCATCTGGCGCAGGTGACCGTCGCCCAGAACGAGGACATGCGCAAGATCACGGCATGGGCGGCGATCGTCGCCGTCCCCACGATGGTCTGCGGGGTGTACGGCATGAACTTCGAGCACATGCCCGAGCTGCGCTGGACCTACGGCTATCCGCTCGTCGTCGGAGCGATGGTCGTCGCGTGCTTCCTGCTCCACCGGAGCTTCCGCCGCAACGGCTGGCTCTGA
- a CDS encoding anchored repeat ABC transporter, substrate-binding protein → MRRTRTAVAGAALAAALAAGCGPGGSGGSGGGSAELTVSTTTAIIADLVRNVGGDRVDVRSVVPHHGDPHSYEPSPGDAARIARSDLVFSNGLLLEEPGIMKMIHTNAPEGTPKVPISEKLEQYGGSVIKLKEDLGLGVLWLGWAVEGEVPGDGTQVRTTATALEGPGDLHVYLTDTLGTPQGYIDSTDGFDAKDSFTLPPEAHTHVNWVFSEPGTYRLTVQGRTEALDGTTTPVGSGTITFVVGGTAAPVGTTVLDGGHADVALNARTRSVQVRADDPATGKRTYHPADSVVLSVPDRAKETVPEEGAYRFLGKPGADIWVLPQAVIGKHVHGEMDPHAWEDVANAEAYVRRIEAELIKADPKGRATYERNAARYLKQLAQLDDHVARTLAGVPAAHRKLITTHDAFGYLAHAYGMEVAGFVVPVPSREPSAAEVERLRDTIREQKVPAVFLEPNLAARADVLRRVAEDEGVGICTIYGDSFDDTVHDYVSMMRHNAKELARCLGQEGS, encoded by the coding sequence ATGAGGCGCACCCGCACGGCCGTCGCGGGCGCCGCGCTGGCCGCCGCGCTGGCGGCGGGCTGCGGTCCCGGCGGCTCCGGCGGCTCCGGCGGCGGCTCCGCGGAGCTGACGGTCTCCACCACCACCGCGATCATCGCCGACCTCGTGCGCAACGTGGGCGGGGACCGGGTCGACGTGCGCTCCGTCGTCCCGCACCACGGCGACCCGCACTCGTACGAACCGAGCCCCGGCGACGCGGCCAGGATCGCCCGCTCCGACCTCGTCTTCAGCAACGGCCTGCTCCTCGAGGAGCCCGGCATCATGAAGATGATCCACACCAACGCGCCCGAGGGCACGCCCAAGGTGCCGATCAGCGAGAAGCTGGAGCAGTACGGCGGCTCGGTCATCAAGCTCAAGGAGGACCTGGGCCTGGGCGTCCTCTGGCTCGGCTGGGCCGTCGAGGGGGAGGTCCCGGGCGACGGTACCCAGGTCCGTACGACGGCCACCGCGCTGGAGGGACCGGGCGACCTCCACGTGTACCTGACGGACACGCTCGGCACCCCGCAGGGATACATCGACTCCACCGACGGCTTCGACGCGAAGGACTCCTTCACCCTGCCGCCGGAGGCCCACACCCACGTCAACTGGGTGTTCAGCGAGCCGGGTACGTACCGGCTCACCGTGCAGGGCAGGACCGAGGCGCTGGACGGGACGACCACGCCGGTCGGCAGCGGCACGATCACCTTCGTCGTGGGCGGGACCGCGGCCCCGGTCGGCACGACCGTGCTCGACGGCGGCCACGCGGACGTCGCGCTCAACGCGCGGACCCGGTCCGTCCAGGTGCGCGCCGACGATCCGGCGACGGGGAAGCGGACGTACCACCCCGCCGACTCGGTCGTGCTCTCCGTGCCGGACCGGGCGAAGGAGACGGTGCCCGAGGAGGGCGCGTACCGGTTCCTCGGGAAGCCCGGCGCGGACATCTGGGTACTGCCGCAGGCCGTCATCGGCAAGCACGTGCACGGCGAGATGGATCCGCACGCCTGGGAGGACGTCGCCAACGCGGAGGCGTACGTACGCCGGATCGAGGCCGAGCTGATCAAGGCCGACCCGAAGGGCAGGGCGACGTACGAGCGCAACGCCGCGCGCTATCTGAAGCAGCTGGCCCAGTTGGACGACCACGTCGCCCGGACGCTCGCCGGCGTTCCGGCGGCCCACCGGAAGCTCATCACCACGCATGACGCCTTCGGCTACCTCGCCCACGCCTACGGCATGGAGGTCGCGGGCTTCGTGGTGCCCGTGCCGAGCCGAGAACCGAGCGCCGCGGAGGTCGAGAGGCTCCGCGACACCATCCGCGAGCAGAAGGTGCCCGCGGTCTTCCTCGAACCCAACCTGGCCGCGCGCGCGGACGTCCTGCGCCGCGTCGCCGAGGACGAGGGCGTCGGCATCTGCACGATCTACGGCGACTCCTTCGACGACACGGTCCACGACTACGTCTCGATGATGCGCCACAACGCGAAGGAACTGGCCCGTTGCCTGGGCCAGGAGGGGAGTTGA
- a CDS encoding serine hydrolase domain-containing protein — translation MSSPRLYAVAAATVLALSAAALPAQAAGLGPGHGSPVAGQVQSQSQVQVQSLDRLDRAALRGSLDAFHKAGMYGAYSAVRDGSARWRGATGFADVGTQRPTRPDLEHRIGSVTKTFTAVAVLQQAAAGRIDLDAPVGRYLPDVVPGERGRQVTVRMLLNHTSGIADYVLPAFPGLLENPGKTLDENRFRDIAPEELARLGLAAPPVVERGTFSYANTNYILAGLLLERVTGQEAEAYITRNVIRKAGLRHTYFPRSASLKGPHARMYESFYGLIDPPRDYSVYDMSWAGTAGAMVSTTSDLNDFYRALLSGRLLGAAQLREMKTTVPAYETEPGEEAQMRYGLGIYTLKLPSGGWYWGHDGAVFGAGTWALSTEDGRRQVAIGYNLMKYQRFDDQGRPLPDPVTAALYAHVDGALSGAAAAARRAAPQHPPVLPDRLLAPDALRHASLR, via the coding sequence ATGTCCTCACCCCGCCTGTACGCCGTCGCCGCGGCGACCGTGCTCGCCCTGTCCGCCGCGGCGTTACCGGCACAGGCCGCCGGCCTCGGCCCTGGCCACGGCTCCCCGGTCGCCGGCCAGGTCCAGTCCCAGTCCCAGGTCCAGGTCCAGTCCCTCGACCGTCTGGACCGCGCCGCGCTGCGCGGCTCGCTCGACGCCTTCCACAAGGCGGGGATGTACGGCGCCTATTCGGCGGTCCGCGACGGCTCCGCGCGGTGGCGGGGAGCCACCGGGTTCGCCGATGTCGGCACCCAGCGGCCCACGCGGCCCGACCTGGAGCACCGGATCGGCAGCGTCACCAAGACCTTCACGGCCGTCGCCGTGCTCCAGCAGGCCGCCGCCGGCCGCATCGATCTGGACGCTCCCGTCGGCCGGTATCTGCCCGACGTCGTTCCCGGTGAGCGGGGGCGGCAGGTGACCGTGCGGATGTTGCTCAACCACACCAGCGGGATCGCCGATTACGTGCTTCCCGCCTTCCCCGGCCTGCTGGAGAACCCCGGCAAGACCCTCGACGAGAACCGCTTCCGCGACATCGCCCCCGAGGAACTCGCCCGCCTGGGTCTCGCGGCGCCGCCCGTCGTGGAGCGCGGCACGTTCTCGTACGCCAACACCAACTACATCCTCGCGGGGCTGCTGCTGGAGCGGGTGACCGGCCAGGAGGCGGAGGCGTACATCACCCGGAACGTCATCCGCAAGGCCGGCCTGCGCCACACGTACTTCCCGCGCTCGGCGTCCCTCAAGGGACCGCACGCCCGGATGTACGAGTCGTTCTACGGTCTGATAGACCCGCCGCGCGACTACAGCGTCTACGACATGTCCTGGGCCGGCACGGCCGGCGCCATGGTCTCGACGACGAGCGACCTCAACGACTTCTACCGCGCGCTGCTCAGCGGCCGGCTGCTCGGCGCGGCGCAGCTGCGCGAGATGAAGACGACCGTGCCGGCGTACGAGACGGAGCCGGGCGAGGAGGCGCAGATGCGCTACGGCCTGGGCATCTACACGCTCAAGCTGCCGAGCGGCGGCTGGTACTGGGGCCACGACGGCGCCGTCTTCGGCGCGGGGACGTGGGCCCTGTCCACGGAGGACGGTCGCCGTCAGGTCGCCATCGGCTACAACCTGATGAAGTACCAGCGCTTCGACGACCAGGGCCGCCCGCTGCCGGACCCCGTGACCGCCGCGCTGTACGCGCACGTGGACGGGGCCCTGTCCGGGGCCGCGGCGGCCGCCCGCCGCGCGGCTCCGCAGCATCCGCCGGTCCTGCCCGACCGGCTGCTCGCCCCGGACGCACTGCGCCACGCGTCGCTGCGGTAG
- a CDS encoding carbohydrate kinase family protein, with product MSQQHARYDVVVIGGSGVDTVIRVDSLPVPLADSVAVGPIEEWPGHTGGNVALGTRALGLKVVLLDCVGDDWTGALVRERMAEGDVEFVPVISPAGTRRAVNLVDATGRRMSFYDARDPASLRMPREFYLPRLRRTRHVHVSIMNFARFLYDDIEDLGVPVSTDLHDWDGLADHHREFALRSDLVFLSAAGAGEGTTALMREILREGRARTVVATAGADGSYVLTRDGGPTPHHIPAVAPDAPVVDSNGAGDAFVSGFLYGRLAGRDVLDCARLGAVAGAHACTAPGSTALIGPKALLRAVAD from the coding sequence GTGAGTCAACAACACGCGCGGTACGACGTCGTGGTGATCGGTGGCAGCGGAGTGGACACCGTCATCCGTGTCGATTCCCTGCCGGTCCCGCTCGCCGACTCGGTCGCCGTCGGTCCGATCGAGGAGTGGCCCGGCCACACCGGGGGAAACGTGGCCCTCGGCACCCGCGCCCTCGGCCTGAAGGTCGTGCTGCTCGACTGCGTCGGCGACGACTGGACCGGGGCGCTCGTCCGTGAGCGCATGGCCGAGGGGGACGTCGAGTTCGTCCCGGTGATCTCGCCCGCCGGCACCCGGCGCGCGGTGAACCTCGTGGACGCGACCGGGCGCAGGATGTCCTTCTACGACGCCCGGGACCCGGCCTCCCTGCGCATGCCCCGGGAGTTCTACCTGCCCCGGCTGCGGCGCACGCGCCATGTCCACGTGTCCATCATGAACTTCGCCCGGTTCCTGTACGACGACATCGAGGACCTCGGCGTCCCCGTCTCCACCGATCTGCACGACTGGGACGGACTGGCCGACCACCACCGGGAGTTCGCCCTCCGCTCCGACCTGGTCTTCCTCAGCGCGGCGGGCGCGGGCGAGGGAACCACGGCGCTCATGCGGGAGATCCTGCGCGAGGGCCGCGCGCGGACCGTGGTCGCCACGGCGGGGGCGGACGGCTCCTACGTCCTGACCAGGGACGGGGGCCCCACGCCGCACCACATCCCGGCGGTCGCCCCCGACGCGCCCGTCGTGGACTCCAACGGCGCCGGCGATGCCTTCGTCAGCGGCTTCCTCTACGGCAGGCTCGCGGGCCGCGACGTCCTGGACTGCGCCCGACTGGGCGCGGTGGCCGGAGCCCACGCCTGTACGGCCCCGGGCTCCACCGCCCTCATCGGTCCGAAGGCGCTCCTGCGGGCCGTGGCGGACTGA
- a CDS encoding choice-of-anchor M domain-containing protein, giving the protein MRAFTRTLTVAGSIAAAMAVGGLTVAHAAGTTLSQGHVDVLDVEYDGVGLELHVHDESVTPDVEYAPADVVLRALPASAYTVPSGTCYSHLGTAGSTVYRLPQVENTNLLWPGISGEHLATGVFQNDKVQVKLESVTGPGKLTVYKNGLCPKSNRSYDSGDATLTNTRDVAAGEHDHANWVFTQAGSYTATFSVRGTLTNGTPVGPTSATYTFQVG; this is encoded by the coding sequence TTGCGTGCCTTCACGCGCACTCTCACCGTCGCCGGTTCCATCGCCGCGGCCATGGCCGTCGGCGGACTCACCGTCGCCCACGCGGCCGGAACGACTCTCTCCCAGGGGCATGTCGACGTACTCGACGTCGAGTACGACGGCGTGGGTCTCGAACTGCACGTGCACGACGAGTCGGTCACGCCGGACGTCGAGTACGCGCCGGCCGATGTGGTCCTCCGGGCGCTGCCCGCCTCGGCCTACACCGTGCCGAGCGGGACGTGCTACAGCCACCTGGGCACGGCCGGTTCCACCGTCTACCGGCTGCCGCAGGTGGAGAACACCAACCTCCTGTGGCCGGGCATCTCCGGCGAGCACCTCGCCACCGGCGTGTTCCAGAACGACAAGGTGCAGGTCAAGCTGGAATCCGTCACGGGTCCCGGAAAGCTCACCGTGTACAAGAACGGCCTGTGCCCGAAGAGCAACCGCTCCTACGACAGCGGTGACGCGACCCTCACCAACACCAGAGACGTCGCCGCGGGCGAGCACGACCACGCCAACTGGGTGTTCACCCAGGCCGGTTCGTACACCGCGACCTTCTCCGTCCGAGGCACGCTGACGAACGGCACACCGGTGGGTCCGACCTCGGCCACCTACACCTTCCAGGTCGGCTGA